Proteins from a genomic interval of Cottoperca gobio chromosome 8, fCotGob3.1, whole genome shotgun sequence:
- the syngr2a gene encoding synaptogyrin-2a encodes MQGSAYGASLAGGAFDLVNFVKQPQTILRCLSWLFSIVVFATITAEGYYNETTESNIKCMFNSTDSACSYGVGIGVLAFLACVVFLILDAYFPQISNAKERKLIVIGDLVFSATWTFLWFVCFCVLASQWSKTQDPKASLNADAARAIVAFSFFSVITWGLLSFYAYVRYRQGVSEFDQEYRDPANDQSTPYPPSPYASSSGPTGYQQSPFSQNQEQPGEYQPPAY; translated from the exons atgcagggCAGCGCTTACGGGGCCTCGTTGGCTGGCGGTGCTTTTGATTTAGTCAATTTTGTAAAACAGCCTCAAACCATTTTGCGCTGCCTGAGCTGG TTATTCTCCATCGTGGTCTTTGCAACCATCACAGCAGAAGGCTACTATAACGAAACAACGGAAAGCAACATTAAATGCATGTTCAATAGCACCGACAGCGCCTGCAGCTATGGGGTCGGAATCGGAGTCCTGGCCTTCTTGGCTTGTGTTGTCTTCCTCATACTGGACGCCTACTTCCCACAAATCAGCAATGCCAAAGAGAGAAAACTCATTGTTATAGGAGATTTGGTCTTCTCAG CGACTTGGACGTTCCTATGGTTTGTCTGCTTCTGTGTCCTGGCCAGCCAGTGGTCCAAAACCCAAGACCCCAAAGCCTCTCTCAATGCGGACGCCGCCCGGGCCATCGTggccttctccttcttctcggTCATCACCTGG GGTCTCTTGTCCTTCTATGCGTATGTAAGGTATCGTCAAGGGGTCAGTGAGTTTGACCAGGAGTACAGAGACCCAGCCAATGACCAAAGTACTCCCTACCCGCCGTCTCCGTACGCCAGCAGCAGCGGCCCCACAGGCTACCAGCAGTCTCCTTTCTCCCAGAACCAGGAGCAGCCGGGAGAGTACCAACCTCCAGCTTACTGA